In the genome of Calothrix sp. PCC 6303, the window CCAAGCCCGGTAAAAATTCTTCAACTTGAACTTTCTCTGTTCGTTCAGGTGCTGTCAGGAGTTGGGGAATATAAATTGCTTCCATAGAAGTTTGAATATTTGAATAAAAGTATATGAAACCTCGTCTATCATGAAAAGTGGAGTTTTATGGCTGGTGACAAACTAGCAGCGTACCCACAATCTTAGAAATATACTTCTCAAAATAGACGAGGTTTAGATCCTGAATATACCCTAATAATAATTTGAGACGCGAAGCTTGCGCGACATAAGTCGTTCCCTCGCGTCTCAACAACCAAATTTGGATTTTGGAATCACTGTGTTTCGGCTGGACGCACAATCAGATGACGATGTGGTTCTTTTCCTTGGCTGAATGTCTCTAAGTCGGTAAATTCCTTGAGAAAGGTGTGGACTTGACGACGTTCAGCAGAACTAAGGGATTTTATCTCCACTTGTTGCCCATAATTTCGGACTTGTTCGGCAGCATTTTGAGCAATTGCTTGAATTTCCGCCTGTCGCTTGACGCGGTACCCATTTAATTCAATGGTGTAGGAGGCTTGCTGCTGGGGTTCCTGGTTGAGGTTGAGTGTGGAATTAACCAAATATTGCATTGCATCTAATACTGAACCATCAGTACCAATTAGTATCTGGATTTGTTCTGGTGTCAGTTTGGTTTCATCTATTGTCAACCAATAGCTACCACCTTCGGGTGCATCACTGCCACCGGAGGTGTTTTTAGCTTCCAGTTCCCCTTTAATTTCAGTAGATACTCCCGTTAATTCCAACAATGATTTTAACCACTGTTGACCGCGTTCAATTTGACTCATGTTCAACCTGCTGTCTTTTTCTTGGAACTTTTTGGCTCGAATGGTAATGCTTTTTGTGTATTAGTAGTTGCAGCCTCTTCTTTTTCCTGAGTATCAACAATTTTTTGTAGTTCCTCTGGCAAAGCTTCACGGGAAAGGATGTAGGTTTGCAGTGTTTGGAAGATGTTGCCAATCACCATGTACATCAAAACCCCAGCTGGTAAGGGGAAGAATAAAAACATTCCCGAAAACAAAACCGGAGTAATTTTGTTAACTGTATCTTGCTGAGAATTGGTGCTGGTGGAACCCTGGGCGTTTAATGCTTGGCTCACGTACAGGGAAATACCAAACAGTAACACCATGGCTACAATGTCCCAGTGAACTGTCTTATCGGGGTCTATTGCTCCTACTCTACCAAGGGCATCGATAAATAGGAATCCTTGATCAGCTGCGAGTCCGGGAATTGTCCCTTGGATGGTGACATCACCTGGTTGCAAAGCCTCAATGTTTCCTTGTTCATCGATTTTAATCCGATCTTCACCCTTCATGATTTTCCATGTGGGAACCAGTTTGGTTTCCGGGTGTTCGGCTGCCACTTCTTGGAAGGGTTTGCCGCTGATTGTTTGGTATTGGATTTTGGTTTTTTCGCCGACAGCTAGTTTATTGCCGCCAGGGAGAATAGCTGTGACTTGCACGCGATCGCTTTCGGCGATATAGATATTCTGGGGGGGAGTCGCAAAAGCCTGGGGTTGAATTTGTTCAATTTGTTCCCCTGGCAAAATTTGCAAGTTAACGCTGTAGTTTGCACCTGCGAAGGGTGAACCTCGCAATGTGGCAAACAGAGCCAATAATACGGGCATTTGCAGCACTAATGGTAGGCAACCCGCCAAGGGATTACCAAATTCTTGCTGCGTTTTCATCATTTCTTCTTGTTGCTTTGGCGGATCATCTTTATACCGCTCTTTTATTTCCTGCATCCGCTTCTGCATTAGCGGTTGGACAATTCGCATTTTTCGCATGTTGCGAATCGAGCCAGCACTCAACGGATAGAGGGCAAGCCTAATCACCAAAGTTAATGCTACAATCGCTAATCCATAGCTCGGTACAAGGCTATAGAATAGGTCAATAATCGGTAGCATGACGTTGTTCGAGAGAAACCCGATTCCAAAATCCATGATCCTGAGTTAAACCTGAGTTATTTTTAATTTAAAGGAAGCTGTTTACAAATAAGCAGAATCCAATTCTGAATCTAATTTATCTGAATCAGCATTTGCTGAAATCGGTATTTGACTACGGATAGCCGCACAGAGTATGAAAAAGAGTTATGAATTTACATAACTCCTAACTCCGATGTTATTTTTGTAAGCCTACTTTTGCCGGATTTTTTGCGGCAATCCTTTCGTTGATATAGTCGTAGACTTCGCGGAATTTGGGAACTGAGCGCATTTCTATGCGGGTTCCATTTCGGAGGGTTAATACCATATCTCCCCACAAGCCAAAACCACGGGGGACTGTGACGACTTTGACAATTTCGGAGTATATTACGTCATTGCGATCGCGTCCTTGCCAGCCACCCGTCACGGAGATGCGACGATCTGTAATTCGGAAGCGTAACCACAATGCTCGAACTATTGATCCAACTGCCAAAGGAATACCTAATACCGTAAATCCTATCAGTATGCTTGTTATTAAATCCCCAACATGGGGACCACCTTCATAATAAACTTCTTCACGAATGCCCATTTAAAACCTCTGCTTGTACCAACAACTGCTTTAATTCTTGCAGAAATTGCTGGCTTACGCACTCTTGTTCTGCTGCTATTGTTTTAACAACTATTACTAACCGCCATCCCGTAGGCATTTCTGCCAATAATTGATACAACGCTGCGGCAATTTTACGTTTGATTCGGTTACGTACTACTGCCCGCTTACTAACTTTTGTACTAATGGAGATACCGATTTTCGTTGGTAGCTTGGCTCTGTCTGTCGGCTGTAAACTTACAATGCTGGCATTTTCTGGTGATTCACTAGTGGAACGGTGACGCGGACGTAAAGCCCTCAATGTAAAATTGGGACTCTGGCGACGGGTACCTCCCCGGAAAACTGCCTGGAAATCTTGCCGAGATTTGAGTCGATTTGCCTTGGGCAAAGCCATGCTTGGGTATACCTAAACGCTTAAACGGTGTCTGCCTTTGCTTCTTCTAGCTCTAATGACGTTTCTACCGTCTGGTGTCCGCATCCGAGCGCGAAAACCTGATGTTCTTTTTCTTTTGCGGCAAGTTCCGCCTAAAGTTCTTTGCATAGTCTGATCCTCTGAGATGATTTTTATAATAAAAAGTCACAATCTGCAACTTTAGCATAAATGAGGTTATTTATGCTAGAGAGGCTGTTGATATTAGAGGTTATCGAAAGATGCGATCGCATTTTTCATTTTCTCTATGATTTCCGTGATGGGGACGCTTCCCAGTTCCCCAGATGCACGAGTCCGAATACTCAAAGTATCCGTTTCCACCTCTTTGGCACCCACAACCGCCATCACGGGGATTTTATCTTTTTCGGCATTCCGAATCAATTTACCCAAGCGATCGCCGCTGGTGTCCACTTCTGCCCTAATTCCCACAGCTTTCATTTTCATCGCTGCCTCTTTGGCAAAATCGAGGAATTGATCGCCAACTGGTAATAACCGCGCTTGCAATGGTGCCAACCACAGGGGGAAATCACCTGCGTATTCTTCGATTAAAATCCCAATTAGTCTTTCTAATGAACCAAACGGCGCACGATGCAGCATAATTGGACGCTGACGCGAACCATCTTCAGCTACATATTCTAAATCGAATCTTTCTGGTAAATTATAGTCTACTTGAACTGTTCCCAATTGCCATTCCCGTTCTAAAGCATCCTGGAAGATAAAATCTAGTTTGGGACCATAAAAAGCAGCTTCCCCAATCCCTTCAAAATGTTCCATTCCCAATTTTTCCACAGCCCGACGGATTGCACCTTCGGCTTTTTCCCAAGCTTCATCGGAACCGATATACTTATCACTGCTAGGGTCACGGAAGCTTAAACGAGCTTTAAAGTTCTTCAATTGTAAGCTCTTGAACACCGACAAAATCAAATCCACTACACTCAAAAATTCACTATCTAGCTGTTCTGGAGTTACAAAGAGGTGGGAATCATCCACCGTAAAGCCCCGCACCCTAGTTAAACCACCCAATTCTCCCGATTGTTCGTAACGGTACACTGTCCCAAATTCTGCTAACCGCATCGGTAATTCCCGATAGGAGCGTAGCTCACTTTTATATATTTGGATATGGAAAGGACAATTCATTGGCTTCATCACAAAGCCGTT includes:
- a CDS encoding protein jag; translation: MSQIERGQQWLKSLLELTGVSTEIKGELEAKNTSGGSDAPEGGSYWLTIDETKLTPEQIQILIGTDGSVLDAMQYLVNSTLNLNQEPQQQASYTIELNGYRVKRQAEIQAIAQNAAEQVRNYGQQVEIKSLSSAERRQVHTFLKEFTDLETFSQGKEPHRHLIVRPAETQ
- the yidC gene encoding membrane protein insertase YidC translates to MDFGIGFLSNNVMLPIIDLFYSLVPSYGLAIVALTLVIRLALYPLSAGSIRNMRKMRIVQPLMQKRMQEIKERYKDDPPKQQEEMMKTQQEFGNPLAGCLPLVLQMPVLLALFATLRGSPFAGANYSVNLQILPGEQIEQIQPQAFATPPQNIYIAESDRVQVTAILPGGNKLAVGEKTKIQYQTISGKPFQEVAAEHPETKLVPTWKIMKGEDRIKIDEQGNIEALQPGDVTIQGTIPGLAADQGFLFIDALGRVGAIDPDKTVHWDIVAMVLLFGISLYVSQALNAQGSTSTNSQQDTVNKITPVLFSGMFLFFPLPAGVLMYMVIGNIFQTLQTYILSREALPEELQKIVDTQEKEEAATTNTQKALPFEPKSSKKKTAG
- a CDS encoding PH domain-containing protein codes for the protein MGIREEVYYEGGPHVGDLITSILIGFTVLGIPLAVGSIVRALWLRFRITDRRISVTGGWQGRDRNDVIYSEIVKVVTVPRGFGLWGDMVLTLRNGTRIEMRSVPKFREVYDYINERIAAKNPAKVGLQK
- the rnpA gene encoding ribonuclease P protein component, with product MALPKANRLKSRQDFQAVFRGGTRRQSPNFTLRALRPRHRSTSESPENASIVSLQPTDRAKLPTKIGISISTKVSKRAVVRNRIKRKIAAALYQLLAEMPTGWRLVIVVKTIAAEQECVSQQFLQELKQLLVQAEVLNGHS
- the rpmH gene encoding 50S ribosomal protein L34 — encoded protein: MQRTLGGTCRKRKRTSGFRARMRTPDGRNVIRARRSKGRHRLSV
- the thrS gene encoding threonine--tRNA ligase, whose amino-acid sequence is MSPNSTSQPSEQVQKINLPRSSESEELKKIRHTASHVMAMAVQKLFPKVQVTIGPWIENGFYYDFDSPEAFTEKDLKAIYKEMIKIINRKLPLLREEVSREEAETRIKAINEPYKLEILGDIKTEPITIYHLGDQWWDLCAGPHLENTGDLNPKALELESVAGAYWRGDENKAQLQRIYATAWETPEQLAEYKRRKEEAQRRDHRKLGKELGLFIFSDLVGPGLPLWTPKGTLLRSILENFLQQEQLKRGYLPVVTPHIAKVDLFKTSGHWQKYKEDMFPLMAENEEAAAQENGFVMKPMNCPFHIQIYKSELRSYRELPMRLAEFGTVYRYEQSGELGGLTRVRGFTVDDSHLFVTPEQLDSEFLSVVDLILSVFKSLQLKNFKARLSFRDPSSDKYIGSDEAWEKAEGAIRRAVEKLGMEHFEGIGEAAFYGPKLDFIFQDALEREWQLGTVQVDYNLPERFDLEYVAEDGSRQRPIMLHRAPFGSLERLIGILIEEYAGDFPLWLAPLQARLLPVGDQFLDFAKEAAMKMKAVGIRAEVDTSGDRLGKLIRNAEKDKIPVMAVVGAKEVETDTLSIRTRASGELGSVPITEIIEKMKNAIASFDNL